The uncultured Paludibaculum sp. sequence TCCATCCACGACGACTGGCGGAAACTGGAAAACGCGAACGCGCATACCGAGATGTACACGCTACGGCGTCTGCAAAGGGTTTAGCTTTAACGCCGTGCGCGCTTTCCTCGTGCCCTTCCTGCTTCTCATGGCGGCGCCCGCGCCGGCGGCCGAGATCCGCATTACCTTCCCGGCCGTTCGCAAGATGATGGCCGATCAGCTGTTCACCGTCGAAGGAAAGAAGTATGTGCGCGGCGACAAGACCAAGCGCTGTGACTTCGCCTATCTCGAAAACCCCCAGGTGGGCGAGTGGCAGGGCCAACTGGTCGTCAAGGCAAAGTTCTCCGGCAGGACAGCCTTCGACGTCTTCGGACGCTGCATGGGGGTCGGCGATGCGTTCGACCTCACCATCGCGGCCACCCCCATCGTGAAGCGCGGCGTGCTCGTCCTCACCGACGTCAAAGTGGACACCGGCGGCAAGGATTCTTACTACATCCGCAAGGTCCGCAAGACGCTCGGACCCAGTCTGGAGAAGGAGTTCGGCCTGGACATCACAGGCCGGGCCCGAGAACTGCTGGAACAGAAGGATCCCAAAACCGGCTACCTGCGCGAACTCTCCGGCTTCGACTTCCGCCAGGTCAAGCTGACGAAAGACGCAGTGATCCTTGATGTCGACTTCGCCATCACCATCCGCTAGGCCGTGCTACACCATCGCGCTGAGGATGGCATAGGCCACGGCATCGTTCGTGATCCCAGAGTGGCCGTTGACAAAGGGCGTCGACTCCAGATTGAGCACCCCTCCGGCAGCCGGGAAGGTGTACCCCGCCGATCCCGATGCCAGCAACTGCTTGGAGATGGCCTGCGGCGTCTTCTGGGCACCATTCCGCCCCAGGCCCCCAAACGGATCATTCGGCCCACCGTCAATGGACGAGGCAATGATGCTACGCAGCCGGGCAGCGATGGGATAGGCCCAACCCACGGCGTGATCGTTGGGGGTGTGGGTGATCAGGACCGGCCCCTTGATCCGCTGCTCCAGCAATAGGTTCCGGAACGCGCCATTGCTATGGCCGTCGTAAAGCGTTGAGAAGCCGTAGTGGGAAAAGGCCGCCTGCAGCAGCGTCATCGAGCTCGGATGGAACAGCCCGGAGGCAGCAGCCGCGGCCGTTACCAGCCGGGCGCCGAAGCTGTGGCCGATCAGGTGAATCCGCACATTGGCCAGCGCCGAGATGCGCGCCAGCAGCGGGTTCAGCGCCTGCGCGCCGATGATGCCGGCGCGCTCCCGCATGGCGTAGAAGGTGAACAAATTCAGCCCTTTCCGCACGGCATCCGTCAGGTCGCCCATGGGATTGGAAAACAGCCCGGCCGCCCCACCTTCACTGGCGTCGCTGCCGGGCATGGTCCCTTCGCCGACGAGTTGCTGGACAAAAACGTCGTTGCTGAATGTGCCGCCATCGTTGGCCGCCGCCTGCACATTGGCCGAACCCTCTTCACTGCTGGCCGGTAACGTCGCCAGAAGCTGGCGCAACAAACCCACCGCCTCGTCCTGCTCCGGCAAAGTGAGCTCTTCCTTATCTGTCAGTTCCTTCAGCCGCGCGAGAATCGCCGGATCCCCCGCGGCCTCGGCACCGGCGAAAGCGTCAGCCAGAGGATCCACAGCCACGGCGCCCGCCGCTCCGCCCGGGATGTTCTCCTCATCCGCGAACTTCTTGGACGGCCACAACACGCCGGCCACTGCGATGTTGCGCCCGTTCATGGCCGGCACATGGTTCTGATTCAACACCGACCGGAAGCTGGCGAACATGTGCTGGTAAAGCGCCAGCGCATCCTGTTCGTCGTTGTTCCAGCCGTGCGAGAAGACAATGAGTTCCACCGGCCCCTGGCTCTGCAGCCAGGTTTTGAGCGCCTGTTCCTCGCCCTGATCCACGGCCTGGGCATCTTTGTTGAAGCGCAAGGGAAAGAAAGGGAAATTGGACAGATCCCCTGGAAAAGCCATACCAACACCTCCGAAAAACTTCCAACAGAATCAGACGGATTGAATCACGCGCATCAGATCCAGCAGTCCGGAGCCCTGAAAATAGCGCTCGCGGCCGAGGTCCGTCGCCGAGTCGAGAAAGATCTTTTTGACCACAGTGGGCTGGCCGATGAACTCCCGCCGGATGGAGAGGAACGCCGCCACCGCCCCGGAAACATGCGGAGCGGCCATGCTCGTCCCGCTGTTTTCCAGATAGGCGCGCGGCTGGTCACCTGGAGGCATGGCGAACCCGGTCTGAGTCAACAGTTTGCCCGTAGCGCAGGATTGAATCTTCTCTCCTGGTGCCACGAGGTCGGGCTTCAGCCGGCCATCGCCGGTTGGCCCCTTCGACGAAAAGTAGGAAACTCCGTAGACGTGCGGGGAATCGCGGTGTGTCGCCCCCACCGTAATCGCGTCCTGCGCGTTGCCCGGATCGTTGATGCTCACCATCAGACCGGCGGAGCCGGGCCCTCCGAACTGCACCCGATTCAGCCCGTACCCGGTATTGCCGGCCGCCACCACCACAACCACACCCGACCGCACCAGCCTGTTGACGGCCACGCACACCGGACTCTGCCCGCAGGCAAACCATTCCGGCTCAAAGGCATAGCCGACACTGAGATTCGCCCCGTGGATGACCAGATAGCGGCCGTAATCGTTGATCTCCAGAATCTTCTCGATCGCCGAAATAATGGCGCTGGTCCGGCCCTTGCCGTTCTCGTCCAGCACGCGCATGCTCACGAGTTTGGCCGCCGGAGCCACGCCGGTTACCGGGCCTGGCCCCATGGGCGCGGAGGAGTAGTTCACCGCGGCGGCCTTCACCCCGTCGGCGCTCTCCTGCCGCTTCGCGGTGAGCACCAGGGGCCCGTCTCCCGTACTGGACGCAAAGCTGCCCGCGATGATACCGGCCACATGCGAACCGTGGCCATAGGGATCCGACGGCTGATCCAACCGGATGGCGTCGAGGCCCGTGAAATCCCAGTGCGCCAGAGGCAGTTGGAGTTCCAGGTTCTTGTGTTCCGATTGGAAATGCAGGTGATTGGCATCGATGCCGGAGTCCAGCACCGCCCAGGTGATGCCCTGCCCACGCGCGCCAAAGGCGACTCGGGCTGCATCGGCCTTTACGGTTCGCACCGACTCCACGATGAGCGAGGAGACTTCGTGGTCGTCCCAGATGTGGTAGATCGGCCGGCCACGGGCGTGCTCCTTCGCCTCTTCTTCATTCAACTCCACCAACTTCAGGATCTCCTCCGAAGTCATCTGTGCGAAAAGAAACGGGAGGGTCGCCGATTGCGAGGACGCCACGCTGCCCACCGGAACCACTTTCACCAGAAGCCCGCGCGCCGCGTCGACGGCGGCCTGGCGCCCCGCAGCGAACTCGAGGTTGATCTCAATAATCACCCTGTGCGGCCGCGTGGACGGCGGCACGCTGGCCATATCGGCGCGTACCTTGCCATACAGTGGCTCCGTGATGATGGACTTCGAGAGCGACTCGTTCAGGCGGTTGTTGTTACCGGGCACTCCGGCATTGGGGGAATCAGGCATTGCGCATCCAGTCAGACGTTTATATCCCGTATCAGCGGGAAATGCCAGTGAATACGCTAACGGCCGACCGGACAAACGAAAGCCCCGCCGTTCGATAGGCGGGGCTTTCGGCTACTGCGTGACTTTGATCTACGCGGCGGAGTACTTGTCGTTCTTCGCGTCCCACAACATCTTCTTGCCGGTGCGATAGCTCATCACCGACAGGAAGCCGGGGATGGCCGCCTCGTAGCCCGCCTGCGGCGGCGCGATGGGCTTCTCCACGCCCAGAATCGAATTGAAGAAGTTCCGGAGGTGCGCTTCTACGGCCAGGTGGTCGTTGTTCGGAATCGTGACGGAAAGCTCCTTGCGAGCCTTCACGGCCTCCGAAACGCCGTTGTAGTTCTCGGGGTAGAAGTTCAGCGTCGAGCGCTTACTGATCTCAATGGTGCCGTCGTTGCCGCAAAACTGCTCGCCGTAGCCGAAGTGGTCGCTGCCCAGGTAGCTGGAGTAGTTCACATGGAACTTGTCGGGGTAGTCGAGCAGGACGCTCCAGGTATCCGGCACGTCGCGGTCGTCGCCATCCACCCAGCGATTGATGCCGCCGGTGGCCACCACGGACGACGGGAAGCTGCGGCCCATCACATAAGCGATGATGTCGGTCTGGTGGACCATCAGGTCAGTCGCGATGCCGCTGGAGTAGTCCCAATACAGGCGCCACTGGAAGTAGCGCGGCTTGTAGAACTCACGCTTCGGCGCTGACCCGAGGAATTTGTTCCAGTCGGTGTTCTGCGGCGTCGCTTCCGGCGGCATTGGGTAACGCCAGGCGGCTCCGCCGCTGGGCAGCGCGTTGCGGTACCAGAAGGCGCGCACATAGTGGCAGTCACCGATGAGGCCCTGCGCAATCATCGTCTTGGCCATCTGATACAGGCTGTTGGAACGGTTCTGCGTACCCACCTGCACGATGCTCTTCGACTTCGACACGACGCGCATGATCTCCTGCGCCTCTTCCACCGTGTGCGCCAGCGGCTTCTCGACGTAAACATTCTTGCCGGCGGCGAGGGCGTCGATGAGCATCGTCTTGTGGAGATGCTCCGGCGTGGCGATGATGACGGCGTCAATCGACTTGTCGGCCAGCAGTTCCTTGTAGTCGACAAAGGTCTTGGCGGTGTTCTTGCCCTGGGTCTGGACGAGGTCCTTGGCGCGGTTGAGGTTACCGGAATAGGTGTCGCAGACTGCATTGATCTGGAACCGGCCGGCATTGCCTGCATAGGCGCGTTGGGATAGATAGTAGCCGCGGCCTCCCGTACCGATCACGCCGAGCGAGATCTTGTCGTTGGCGCCCAGCACCGGCAGCACGGCCGGAGCAGCGGCCAGAGCGGCTGCTTTCGCTACAAAGTTACGTCTCGAGAGTTCCTGGCTCATCTATTCATCTCCTTACTTACCTAAGAAAAGGCCCGTTTGTCCCCAACGCACCAGCATACAGGAACCGGGGCGGGGTTCGGCAACGCAAATCCGGTTTGAAGCATCTGAGATGATAGAAGCGAGAGTACTATGAATGGCTTGAAAACGGCACTCCTCCTCGGCCTGATGAGCGGCGTCCTGCTACTGGGCGGCCAGATGTTGGGCGGGCGGAGCGGCCTCCAAATCGGATTGCTGCTGGCGGTGGGCATGAACTTCTTCAGCTACTTCTTCTCCGAGAAGATGGCGCTGATGTCGAGCGGAGCCATCCCGGTAAGCGAGACGCAGAATCCGCAGGTCTACTGGCGGTTGGAACCCATGGTGCGCCACCTCACCGAACGCATGGGGCTGCCCATGCCGCGCCTGTGGGTGATCCCTGAACAGGCCCCCAACGCCTTTGCCACCGGGCGCAACCCCAGCCATTCGTCCGTCGCTGTCACCGCCGGGCTGCTGGAACTCATGAACGATACGGAACTCGAAGGCGTGATCGCCCACGAACTGGGCCACGTCCGCCACCGCGACATTCTGATCAGCTCCGTTGCGGCCACCCTGGCCGCGGCCATCACCTATTCCGCCCACATGGCCATGTTCTTTGGCGGCCGGCGCAACGATGACGACGACGCCCCCAACCCGTTCGTGGCGATCCTCATGATGCTGCTTGCCCCCATCGCGGCCGGCCTGATCCAGATGGCGATCTCCCGCTCGCGCGAATACGGCGCCGACGCGGCGGCCGCTAAGTTTACGGGCTCGCCGAATGGGCTGATCTCCGCCCTTGGCAAGCTGGAGACCTGGTCGAAGCGCATCCCGATGGACGTCTCCCCGGCCATGTCGCATATGTACATCATCAAACCGTTCACGGGCCAAACCCTGGCCCGGCTGTTCTCGACCCACCCGGCCACGGAAGAACGCATTGCCCGGCTGGAAGGGTTGAGGCACGCGGCGTGAGCAGCGTCAAGGTCACACGCAAAGCCGAGTCCCGGATTGAGTCCGGGCACCCCTGGATCTTCTCCAGCGACGTCGCCGAGCGCGGTCAATCGCAGCCCGGCGATGTCGTCCGTGTACTCAATGCGCGCGGGCAGTGCCTGGGTGTCGCGCACTACAGCAGCACTTCGCAGATCGTACTGAGGATGCTGTCCCGCAAGGATCAGCCGGTCGATCGCGCGTTTTACCTGGGACGGCTACAGGCGGCGCTGAAGCACCGGCAGCATGTGGTCCGTGAGAGCGACAGCTACCGTCTGGTGCACGCCGAAGGCGACCTGCTGCCCGGTCTGATCGTCGATCGCTATGGCGACTACCTTTCCGTCCAGTTGCTGGATCAGGGCATGGACGCCGCCAGCGAGGTGCTGACCAGCTGCCTGGAGGAGGTAGTCCAGCCCAAGGGGATCCTGGCTCGCAACGACGTACCCGTGCGCAAACTGGAGTCGCTACCGCTGGTGCCCAAGGTGCTATCCGGCGAACTACCGGAGCGGGTTCCAGTCAGGATGAACGGCCTGGCGCTCCAGGCGGATCTGCTGCACGGCCAGAAGACTGGCGTCTATCTGGACCAGCGGGAAAACTATGTGGCGGCGTCTCATTGGGCGCGTGGCCGGGCCCTGGACTGCTTCACGTCGACGGGCGGGTTTGCGCTGCACATGGCGCCGAGTTGCGAATCTGTGGAAGGCATCGATTCGAGCGCCGAAGCGCTGAAAACAGCCACAGCCAACCGGGACGCCAATGGGATCAAGAACGTGACGTTCCGCGAAGCGAACGCCTTCGACTATCTGGCGGGCCTGGCGGCGGCGCGGCGTCATTTCGACACGGTGGTGCTGGATCCGCCGGCTTTTGCGAAGTCGAAGACGAACATGGACGCGGCCTTGCGCGGGTACAAAGAGATCAACTTCAAGGCCCTGAAGCTCTTGCAGCCGGGCGGAGTGCTGGTGACGTGTTCCTGTTCGCATCATGTGAACGAGGGGACGCTGCTGCAGTTGGTGGCGGAGGCGGCGTTGGATGCGGGCAAGACGCTGCGGGTGCTGGAGCGCCGGGCGCAGGCGCAGGATCATCCGATTCTGCTGACGGTGCCGGAGACGCTGTACCTCAAGTGTTTGATCTTTGAGGTGTTGTGAGCAATTTCGCCCCGGAATGTTGCCGGTGAAGGGCGCAGCGTTTATACTGGAGTTTGTTCGCATGTGCGCCCGTAGCTCAGCTGGATAGAGCAACTGGCTACGAACCAGTAGGTCGGGTGTTCGAATCACTCCGGGCGCACCATTCCCCTCCACCGCCAGAAGCCAGGACGGCTTCCTCACCCCGACAAAACGGCAGGAATTCATTGCGGCATACCACGTAGTCTTGGGTACGTTTGAATGATGCCTGCAATTGTGCGATAAACACGTGTTGAGGTGATGCACTACTCTCACCAACATGCCTCGGCCCCCTCAATCCTCTCCTTGCCGCCG is a genomic window containing:
- a CDS encoding S8 family peptidase gives rise to the protein MPDSPNAGVPGNNNRLNESLSKSIITEPLYGKVRADMASVPPSTRPHRVIIEINLEFAAGRQAAVDAARGLLVKVVPVGSVASSQSATLPFLFAQMTSEEILKLVELNEEEAKEHARGRPIYHIWDDHEVSSLIVESVRTVKADAARVAFGARGQGITWAVLDSGIDANHLHFQSEHKNLELQLPLAHWDFTGLDAIRLDQPSDPYGHGSHVAGIIAGSFASSTGDGPLVLTAKRQESADGVKAAAVNYSSAPMGPGPVTGVAPAAKLVSMRVLDENGKGRTSAIISAIEKILEINDYGRYLVIHGANLSVGYAFEPEWFACGQSPVCVAVNRLVRSGVVVVVAAGNTGYGLNRVQFGGPGSAGLMVSINDPGNAQDAITVGATHRDSPHVYGVSYFSSKGPTGDGRLKPDLVAPGEKIQSCATGKLLTQTGFAMPPGDQPRAYLENSGTSMAAPHVSGAVAAFLSIRREFIGQPTVVKKIFLDSATDLGRERYFQGSGLLDLMRVIQSV
- a CDS encoding Gfo/Idh/MocA family oxidoreductase, which produces MSQELSRRNFVAKAAALAAAPAVLPVLGANDKISLGVIGTGGRGYYLSQRAYAGNAGRFQINAVCDTYSGNLNRAKDLVQTQGKNTAKTFVDYKELLADKSIDAVIIATPEHLHKTMLIDALAAGKNVYVEKPLAHTVEEAQEIMRVVSKSKSIVQVGTQNRSNSLYQMAKTMIAQGLIGDCHYVRAFWYRNALPSGGAAWRYPMPPEATPQNTDWNKFLGSAPKREFYKPRYFQWRLYWDYSSGIATDLMVHQTDIIAYVMGRSFPSSVVATGGINRWVDGDDRDVPDTWSVLLDYPDKFHVNYSSYLGSDHFGYGEQFCGNDGTIEISKRSTLNFYPENYNGVSEAVKARKELSVTIPNNDHLAVEAHLRNFFNSILGVEKPIAPPQAGYEAAIPGFLSVMSYRTGKKMLWDAKNDKYSAA
- a CDS encoding zinc metalloprotease HtpX codes for the protein MNGLKTALLLGLMSGVLLLGGQMLGGRSGLQIGLLLAVGMNFFSYFFSEKMALMSSGAIPVSETQNPQVYWRLEPMVRHLTERMGLPMPRLWVIPEQAPNAFATGRNPSHSSVAVTAGLLELMNDTELEGVIAHELGHVRHRDILISSVAATLAAAITYSAHMAMFFGGRRNDDDDAPNPFVAILMMLLAPIAAGLIQMAISRSREYGADAAAAKFTGSPNGLISALGKLETWSKRIPMDVSPAMSHMYIIKPFTGQTLARLFSTHPATEERIARLEGLRHAA
- a CDS encoding class I SAM-dependent rRNA methyltransferase encodes the protein MSSVKVTRKAESRIESGHPWIFSSDVAERGQSQPGDVVRVLNARGQCLGVAHYSSTSQIVLRMLSRKDQPVDRAFYLGRLQAALKHRQHVVRESDSYRLVHAEGDLLPGLIVDRYGDYLSVQLLDQGMDAASEVLTSCLEEVVQPKGILARNDVPVRKLESLPLVPKVLSGELPERVPVRMNGLALQADLLHGQKTGVYLDQRENYVAASHWARGRALDCFTSTGGFALHMAPSCESVEGIDSSAEALKTATANRDANGIKNVTFREANAFDYLAGLAAARRHFDTVVLDPPAFAKSKTNMDAALRGYKEINFKALKLLQPGGVLVTCSCSHHVNEGTLLQLVAEAALDAGKTLRVLERRAQAQDHPILLTVPETLYLKCLIFEVL